The Desulfuromonas acetoxidans DSM 684 sequence CGTTTTGTTGAAGTTGATAACGTAACGGCGGCAGTTTGGCGCGCGTTTGCTCCAACTGTGTCTGCAGGGCTAACGCATCGTCCGGTTCTCCATGACCAAGACGAATGCGTTCCCGGGTTAGTTCGAGTTGGTTTTCCTGCGACTTCAAGATGTTTTCTATAATTTCAGTCTGCCTTTTCAGGCTTGCCTGAGTGATGGCCGTTGTGACGATATTTGCCACCAATGTCAAACGAGCACCTTCCAATTGAAACTGCTGATAATCGCTCCGGGCAGCCAGAGCTTCCAACGCCCTACGATTTCCCCCGGCCAGATCAAATGTATAGCGAACACCCACGCCAGCGTTGTAGAGACTGAATTCCCGTGCTTCTCCGGTTTGTCCTAATGTTCCAGGATTGAAGCGTTGGCGCTGGCCACCCAAGTTGCCCTCTAATTGTGGATAAAGCGTCGAACCAGCCCTCGCCGCGTAAAGTTCCTGAGCCTGACGCAAATTAGCCTCTGCCGCCATCAGGGTTGGATTACGTTCCAGGGCCTCGCTGATGAGCATGTCTAGTTTGTCGGCACCCATCGCTCGCCACCAATGTTTTGTTAGTCGTTCTGCCTTAATAATGTTTTGTGGATCACCCAGCGTGGTAGGGGAGGAATTCAAATTCGTAGCCAGCGGGGTGGGAGTATAACCAATCACATCAGGGGGTGCCGGGCGCTGGAAGTCAGGCCCAACAGCACATCCTGCCAACGTCAGAAGACACATTCCTATTAGAGCATAATGAACAACCATATTATTATTTCCCATAAAAATGCTCCTTGAATGTTTTTCT is a genomic window containing:
- a CDS encoding efflux transporter outer membrane subunit produces the protein MGNNNMVVHYALIGMCLLTLAGCAVGPDFQRPAPPDVIGYTPTPLATNLNSSPTTLGDPQNIIKAERLTKHWWRAMGADKLDMLISEALERNPTLMAAEANLRQAQELYAARAGSTLYPQLEGNLGGQRQRFNPGTLGQTGEAREFSLYNAGVGVRYTFDLAGGNRRALEALAARSDYQQFQLEGARLTLVANIVTTAITQASLKRQTEIIENILKSQENQLELTRERIRLGHGEPDDALALQTQLEQTRAKLPPLRYQLQQNEHFLAVLVGKAPGESLLPSFTLEDFTLPPELPLLIPSELVRARPDILGAEALLHASNAEYGVAISKLYPQLNLSADLGSQALTTGALFGGGSAVWSLVGQLTQPLFNPGLPAEKRAALAAFDAAAANYQSVVLEALRNVADVLRALENDSKRLEALSAADSASGKSLESTQRRYRLGTASYYDLLIAQQQRLQTELDLTEGQAKRLVNTVVFCQAMGGGLNGITEYTGRVAEDQSAESVASR